Genomic DNA from Fibrobacter succinogenes:
ATTATCGAATTGAATTTTGGCACGTGGGAAGGGCAAAAGCTGACCGCAGTGCCCCGTTCGGAAATGCACGCCTGGACAAGCGACCTCCGCGGGTTCAGGTTCCCCAATGGCGAAAATTTTTACGACATTGACGAACGCGCCGGAAAGTTCTTGGACACGCTCCCGGACGACGGCGAGTTCCTTTGCATTACACATGCAGGCGTGATTGCCGCACTGCAACATTCCCGTTGCGGACTACCGGACGAGGTATTTGTCGAAGGGATGTTCTCTTACGCCATGGTGTCACGTTTTGAATTTACTCGTAACGAAGACGGACACTACCGCGGGACGTTCACGAAGATTCATGACGGCATTCCGATGCCAAAGCTTAAGATGGAATCTAAAGTTTAGTTGGCAAAGCCTAGTTGGCAGAACTTAGAGCTTAGAACTTAGATTGCACAAAACGAGATTTAACTGGATGGGGCTAAAGCCCCAACTCTTTGGCTCGGTTATAAAAATGAGCAAACTCATTTTTGCAACGCTCGCCTTCTGAGTTGTCTTCGCGGAGTTTATCCCGGACTCCATTCCGGGACTCAGGATGACGAGAGGGCGATTCCCGGTCGGAGCCTGCTTTAAAAGTCGAACGAGAAGACGGCTTGGGCGCCGCCTTCGAAATTCGGGAGGAGCGCCATATGCAAGGGGTTATCGAAATCGCTCAGGAGAGCATCGACAGCGGCATCGGCGATAGAGTACAAGTAAATTAACACACCACCCCAAATGTAAGTGTTACGATTTTTGCGGTAGTATGTTACACGTTCCTTGATGCGGTCGTATTCCTCGGACTTCGGATTTTCCTGTTCGACTAAGTGTTTACGGTCAAGGTAATAATTGACCATGTTCTGAGACGTAGAAACGCTCACAATAGCTCCCAAGATACCCATGTAGACAAGCCCGGCCTTGCCAAAATCACGGTTGAAAATTTGACCGCCACCCGGCAAAATAGCCCAAAGGAGCGCCTTCTTCATTTCGCGATATTCCGTACTTCGGTAGTTGTTATTGTACCAAATGCCAAACGTGTCGAACATGCCATAAAGGTGAACGCCGATAAGCCAGGCGACTTCGGCCTTGCGCACGTCTTCTTGTTCCATTTTTTTGTCGCTCTGCGCACGGACGCGTTCGAGGAATTCAAGGCGTTTTGAATGGTACATGGCGATGCTATCACGAGGGCCATTCATGATTTTTGACGTAAAATAACCGACGGAATCCTGGAAAAGTTGCGCGCGATCCAAGAGTCGATCTCTTTGGAACGACCTGTTAAAAAAGATGTCGTAAATCAGCAAACCTTCGATACCCGTCAAAAATCCGCCACGCACATAATGTTCCGTATAATACTGGCCACCACCGGGAAGCAAGCTAAAAAGCATGGCGTATTTAAGCGAATTGCGCTTTGTAGGGATATCCCATTCGTTCACGGGGAGCGTATCAATAGCCACGATGCCGGTTTTGCCTCTTAAAAGCGGAGTCGAGGAAACTTGAAAACTTTCTTCGCTAGGCGCTTCGGGAGCGTCATCGTCGTCGTCATCGGATTCCGTTGCAACATCCACAGCGCTGTGGGTAGAAACCGGTACACTCCCCTGAACCGAGTCTGGGACTGTAACCGGCGCCGCAGTCTCTGCAAAAAGAGACGCACAAAGCACCAAAAGCGCCATTATGAAGGTTTTTGCTGTCATTGAGGGCGAATATAGAAAAAGATTATTATAAAGTCGTAATAAGATGTTTAAAGTTATTTAATTTTGCGTCACATGATGGAGATTCCCGGTTCCTCCGACTACGCTCAGGACAGGCTCCGCTGGGAATGACATGAGTACGAAAGCGAACTTTCACATTACCGAGGCGAACAGGTTATACGTAGACGCAATGACAAATGAATAAGATTCAAGACTTGACTAGATTGGGCTGAAGCCCGCAACTCTTAAGCTCGGTTATG
This window encodes:
- a CDS encoding histidine phosphatase family protein, with product MILWTIRHTKPYNPNDVCYGRLDFDVSPTFEDESDKALKALTEANAKPTRLFSSPLIRCTKFAGKASKLLGLPVEKEPAIIELNFGTWEGQKLTAVPRSEMHAWTSDLRGFRFPNGENFYDIDERAGKFLDTLPDDGEFLCITHAGVIAALQHSRCGLPDEVFVEGMFSYAMVSRFEFTRNEDGHYRGTFTKIHDGIPMPKLKMESKV
- a CDS encoding DUF5683 domain-containing protein, giving the protein MTAKTFIMALLVLCASLFAETAAPVTVPDSVQGSVPVSTHSAVDVATESDDDDDDAPEAPSEESFQVSSTPLLRGKTGIVAIDTLPVNEWDIPTKRNSLKYAMLFSLLPGGGQYYTEHYVRGGFLTGIEGLLIYDIFFNRSFQRDRLLDRAQLFQDSVGYFTSKIMNGPRDSIAMYHSKRLEFLERVRAQSDKKMEQEDVRKAEVAWLIGVHLYGMFDTFGIWYNNNYRSTEYREMKKALLWAILPGGGQIFNRDFGKAGLVYMGILGAIVSVSTSQNMVNYYLDRKHLVEQENPKSEEYDRIKERVTYYRKNRNTYIWGGVLIYLYSIADAAVDALLSDFDNPLHMALLPNFEGGAQAVFSFDF